The Euphorbia lathyris chromosome 2, ddEupLath1.1, whole genome shotgun sequence genome includes a window with the following:
- the LOC136219722 gene encoding protein OBERON 1, which yields MEFMEVDEITNGSAPGIKENGFDLRPVAPEEYGEGLPYAPVDWPKPGDVWTWRVGKRIASNGHFVDRYLYPPLHLARLDLESSRNSKKRGLASKPSVERFIHSIYPDADVKAFFASFSWKIPSKMSSASGNLERNVLSRFEETAENSEPPQSDGVACKAGNKKCNSLVLQTKNPSVGAMACDICCSEPRFCRDCCCILCCKTIKSKHGGFSYIKCEALVCEGCICGHVAHVDCALRTYMAGTVGGSIGLDVEYYCRRCDARIDLIPHVRRIFQTCKSIHSCEKIEKVLNVGICILRGSQKTVAIELLRQFEAAIVKLKCGAKLEDLWNAEEDIRAISTEQTPDAFVDADKQDHSDIKTNMLDTFSLSSEYRAETVKLEDEIDQTLYELRKSQASEYSIAEEQLHAQKNCIQNLYEQLERDRFKLARKKSDAKRGALLAAIAKREDQIKKEVAKLKNMEEVAKGFGRTSKSILNELFGLEVDE from the exons ATGGAATTCATGGAAGTTGATGAGATAACTAATGGGAGTGCACCTGGTATAAAGGAAAATGGATTTGATCTAAGGCCAGTGGCTCCTGAAGAGTATGGTGAAGGTTTGCCATATGCTCCTGTAGATTGGCCAAAACCTGGTGATGTTTGGACTTGGAGGGTGGGGAAGAGAATTGCCTCCAATGGTCATTTTGTGGATAGGTACTTATATCCACCACTCCATCTTGCTCGTTTGGATTTAGAAAGTAGCCGTAATTCTAAAAAACGTGGCTTGGCAAGTAAGCCTTCAGTTGAGCGATTTATCCATTCAATATACCCAGATGCAGATGTTAAAGCATTTTTTGCCTCATTCAGCTGGAAAATACCTTCAAAGATGTCATCAGCAAGTG GTAATCTAGAGAGAAATGTTCTTTCACGTTTTGAAGAAACAGCTGAGAATTCTGAGCCTCCCCAGTCTGATGGTGTGGCTTGCAAGGCTGGAAACAAGAAATGCAACAGCCTTGTGTTGCAAACAAAAAATCCATCTGTTGGTGCAATGGCTTGTGATATTTGTTGCAGTGAACCTCGTTTCTGCCGTGATTGTTGTTGTATTTTATGTTGCAAGACCATAAAGTCAAAGCATGGAGGCTTCAGTTACATCAAATGCGAGGCTTTGGTCTGTGAGGGTTGTATATGTGGCCATGTTGCTCACGTTGATTGTGCTCTTCGAACATACATGGCTGGAACTGTCGGAGGAAGCATTGGTCTAGATGTGGAATACTATTGCCGCCGTTGTGATGCCAGAATTGATCTGATTCCTCATGTTCGGAGGATTTTTCAAACTTGTAAATCCATTCATTCTtgtgaaaaaatagaaaaagtatTAAATGTTGGCATTTGCATTTTACGTGGATCCCAGAAAACCGTTGCAATAGAACTGCTGAGGCAATTTGAAGCAGCCATTGTGAAG CTTAAATGTGGAGCTAAGCTTGAGGATCTATGGAACGCTGAAGAGGATATCCGAGCTATTTCAACAg AACAAACTCCTGATGCCTTTGTGGATGCTGATAAACAAGATCATTCAGACATTAAAACAAACATGCTTGACACTTTCTCTCTGTCTTCTGAATATCGTGCTGAAACTGTAAAACTTGAGGACGAGATTGATCAGACACTCTACGAACTAAGGAAATCTCAGGCATCTGAATACAGTATTGCAGAGGAACAACTTCACGCTCAAAAGAATTGCATACAAAATCTTTATGAGCAACTTGAAAGAGATAGATTTAAATTGGCACGCAAAAAATCAGATGCCAAAAGAGGCGCGTTACTGGCTGCTATTGCTAAAAGGGAAGATCAGATAAAGAAGGAAGTGGCAAAGCTCAAGAATATGGAGGAAGTAGCCAAGGGATTTGGAAGGACCTCCAAAAGTATCTTGAATGAACTTTTTGGTCTGGAAGTCGATGAGTAG
- the LOC136219721 gene encoding uncharacterized protein codes for MIKIAPFQFLNQNPFLDFDSHVKSSLPIFYLKGIFIFLLLIVPQSLSISFPISNHQNREETMKVHPMPKKRNNITIQYYFNDPAAGNINNRRDPGSHKKLRRLPHIFSRVLELPFRSDADVSVEENPDCFRFVAETDNIGEVRAHTIEIHPGVVKIVIRPNGYLELSSLDDLELDMWRFRLPESTRPELASAILTDGELIVTVPKGGEVEEGNNNSNGDFRGGMGNNNNNNARLVLVQ; via the coding sequence atgatCAAGATTGCTCCTTTTCAATTCCTCAATCAGAATCCTTTCTTAGATTTTGATTCCCATGTAAAATCAAGTTTACCCATCTTTTATTTAAAGGGTATCTTTATCTTTCTGCTATTAATTGTTCCTCAATCTCTTTCCATCTCTTTTCCTATCTCAAATCATCAAAACCGAGAAGAAACCATGAAGGTTCATCCAATGCCCAAGAAGAGGAACAACATAACAATCCAATACTACTTCAACGATCCCGCCGCCGGAAACATCAACAATCGGAGGGACCCAGGGTCCCACAAGAAGCTAAGGAGGCTTCCCCATATCTTCAGCCGGGTATTGGAGCTCCCTTTCCGGTCTGATGCCGATGTTTCCGTGGAGGAGAATCCGGATTGCTTCCGATTCGTGGCGGAAACTGATAACATTGGGGAAGTCAGAGCGCACACAATTGAAATCCATCCTGGGGTTGTTAAAATCGTGATTAGGCCAAATGGGTATCTGGAATTATCTTCATTGGATGATTTGGAATTAGATATGTGGAGGTTCAGGCTACCGGAATCGACAAGGCCGGAGCTCGCGAGCGCGATTCTAACAGATGGAGAACTGATCGTGACAGTGCCCAAAGGCGGCGAGGTGGAGGAAGGGAATAATAATAGTAATGGGGATTTTAGAGGAGGTATGGGaaacaataacaacaataatgCTAGGCTTGTGCTTGTACAGTGA